One stretch of Aquimarina sp. Aq107 DNA includes these proteins:
- a CDS encoding universal stress protein, with amino-acid sequence MKKVLVTTDFSKKAWNALVYATELYKSIPCEFYILNTYDLNAAQLVTTVSSQRVGHFYTSIKINSQERLKTILKDIKDLSISKNHTLQTVSKPGILAKVLEQMTAQYKFDIILMGSRAIISSKHFFIGSNINQTLESEFNCPILIIPEGANFNGIKNIAFATNFERIYYKSEIKPIVDLAKNNNATVEMIHVHDQSKLNTVQHYNTNTLEGFFKNVNFNFQVIPKSSNVENGIQSFIENLEIDLLAMIIYKHNFMERLTRESVVKKITSHTKIPILVIPADHI; translated from the coding sequence ATGAAAAAAGTATTAGTTACAACTGATTTTTCTAAAAAAGCTTGGAATGCTCTTGTATATGCAACTGAATTATACAAGAGCATTCCCTGTGAGTTTTACATTCTTAATACATATGATCTTAATGCAGCTCAACTAGTAACTACAGTAAGTTCGCAAAGAGTAGGTCATTTCTATACGTCTATTAAGATCAATTCGCAAGAACGATTAAAAACAATTTTAAAAGACATAAAAGACCTCTCAATTTCTAAAAATCATACACTTCAAACAGTTTCTAAACCTGGTATATTGGCCAAAGTTTTAGAACAAATGACTGCACAGTATAAATTTGATATCATCCTGATGGGCTCCAGAGCAATTATAAGTTCAAAGCATTTTTTTATAGGTAGTAATATTAACCAGACATTAGAAAGTGAATTTAATTGTCCCATACTTATAATCCCAGAAGGCGCTAATTTTAACGGAATCAAAAACATTGCATTTGCTACAAATTTTGAAAGAATATATTATAAATCAGAAATAAAGCCAATAGTTGATTTAGCAAAAAATAATAACGCTACTGTAGAAATGATCCACGTACATGATCAATCAAAGCTAAATACTGTACAACATTATAACACCAATACTCTCGAAGGTTTTTTTAAAAATGTAAACTTCAATTTTCAGGTAATACCGAAATCTTCTAATGTAGAAAATGGGATCCAATCTTTTATAGAAAACCTAGAAATAGATCTATTAGCAATGATTATCTATAAACATAATTTTATGGAACGCTTAACCAGAGAATCAGTTGTCAAAAAAATTACATCACACACTAAAATTCCCATTTTAGTCATTCCTGCCGATCATATATAA
- a CDS encoding universal stress protein: MKRILVPTDFSNNAYSALFYATRLFQNQPCQFYILNTFEVNTPLLTGRIDTSKGDDLYQELSTKSSDSLATTFHSIVRDSEDFKHTFETISISKGLTETINKTIKNKDIDLVVMGTKGVTNTTTLFMGSNTVKVIQQIKKCPVLIVPNEFDFQKPLDIAFPTDFKRFYLEKEIRPLLGIVSLFNSNLRIFHINEENKLDDIQEYNYNMLKKHLINFTHSIHWISKTGQKTTLINDFIDEFDINLVIMINYKHSLIENITHEPVIKKIGFHPSVPFLVIPDMI; the protein is encoded by the coding sequence ATGAAAAGAATACTTGTTCCCACAGATTTTTCAAACAATGCATACAGTGCTCTTTTTTATGCTACAAGATTATTTCAGAATCAGCCTTGTCAATTTTATATACTAAATACTTTCGAAGTTAACACACCACTACTTACTGGAAGAATTGATACTAGCAAAGGAGATGATTTATATCAAGAGTTAAGCACTAAGTCCAGTGACTCCCTAGCAACAACATTCCATTCAATTGTAAGAGATTCCGAAGATTTTAAACATACTTTCGAAACGATCTCTATTTCAAAAGGTTTGACTGAAACCATTAATAAAACGATCAAAAATAAAGACATTGATTTAGTAGTTATGGGTACAAAAGGCGTTACAAATACTACTACTCTTTTTATGGGAAGTAACACCGTAAAGGTGATACAACAAATAAAAAAATGCCCTGTTTTAATTGTTCCCAATGAGTTTGATTTCCAAAAACCCTTGGACATCGCTTTCCCTACTGATTTTAAACGGTTTTATCTAGAAAAAGAAATAAGGCCTTTATTAGGTATTGTGTCCTTATTTAATTCTAATCTGCGAATTTTTCATATCAATGAAGAAAATAAATTAGACGACATACAAGAATACAACTATAACATGTTAAAGAAACATCTTATAAATTTTACGCACAGTATTCATTGGATTTCTAAAACCGGGCAAAAAACTACATTAATCAATGATTTTATTGATGAATTTGATATCAATTTAGTCATTATGATTAATTATAAACATAGTTTAATAGAAAACATAACTCACGAACCGGTTATCAAAAAAATAGGGTTCCATCCATCTGTCCCGTTTTTAGTAATCCCTGATATGATCTGA
- a CDS encoding universal stress protein, producing the protein MKKKILLPTDFSKNAWNAISYAIELYKNEECDFYILNVFNATGYALESMMIPEPGEKIYEEAKEKSEKGLEKILKRLSFRDDSSNHKFIMISQFNSLLDGIKNYRGQTRYRNDHYGN; encoded by the coding sequence ATGAAAAAGAAAATTTTATTACCAACAGATTTTTCTAAAAACGCTTGGAACGCGATAAGTTATGCAATTGAATTATATAAAAATGAAGAATGTGATTTTTACATTCTCAATGTTTTTAATGCTACGGGATACGCCTTAGAAAGTATGATGATTCCAGAACCTGGAGAAAAGATCTATGAAGAAGCAAAGGAGAAATCAGAAAAGGGATTAGAAAAAATATTAAAACGTCTTTCTTTTAGAGATGATTCTTCTAATCACAAGTTTATTATGATCTCTCAATTTAATAGTTTGCTCGATGGTATAAAAAACTATCGTGGACAAACAAGATATCGAAATGATCATTATGGGAACTAA
- a CDS encoding universal stress protein, whose amino-acid sequence MDKQDIEMIIMGTKGATNASDIIYGSNTVLVMEKIRTCPVMAIPEDVLYTEPKEIVFPTDYKMQVKRRELQYLIEIAKISNAAIRFLHVSKEDSLDEEQLNNQNLLKEYFEHIPHTFHTLHNVDVKGGLSAFVESRNSDLITFINRKHSFFGSIFSRPMVKNLGYYSKVPVLALHDIKN is encoded by the coding sequence GTGGACAAACAAGATATCGAAATGATCATTATGGGAACTAAAGGAGCTACAAATGCTAGTGATATAATTTATGGTAGTAACACTGTTTTGGTCATGGAAAAAATAAGAACCTGTCCTGTAATGGCAATCCCAGAAGATGTGCTCTATACGGAACCAAAAGAGATTGTGTTTCCTACTGATTATAAAATGCAGGTAAAACGTAGAGAACTACAATATCTAATAGAAATTGCTAAAATTAGCAATGCAGCTATACGCTTTTTACATGTTTCTAAAGAAGACTCCTTGGATGAAGAGCAATTAAACAATCAAAACTTATTAAAAGAGTATTTTGAACATATCCCTCATACATTTCACACGCTACATAATGTAGATGTAAAAGGAGGACTCAGTGCTTTTGTAGAAAGTAGAAATAGTGATCTGATTACTTTTATAAACAGGAAACATTCTTTCTTCGGAAGTATATTTTCTAGACCTATGGTCAAAAATTTAGGATACTATTCTAAAGTACCAGTACTAGCGTTACACGATATTAAAAATTAA
- a CDS encoding 2-hydroxyacid dehydrogenase — protein sequence MKSPMKILIYSAKDFEIPFLEKANKNVYQIKYIPERLTSKTAMMALGFDVISIFSADDGTSKTLELLKEFGIKHITLRSAGYDNIHLKTAKKLGIKVANTPDYSPNAIAEHAIALLLALNRKLMISNQQFLNYNFSLSNLIGFDLYNKTVGIIGTGRIGKIIATILVGFGCKVIATDTNEDSCFAKKNNIQYVSLEDLCQKSDVIMLSVPLNSTTNYMINTALIKLMKREVYIINIARGAIVKTLDLIEALKWDRIAAYAADVYEYEHNLFFYNHSNDKPDDSLLQQLIDLPNVLMTPHQAFATTEALTNIAETTFYNIDCWQQNKVSKNELFYN from the coding sequence ATGAAATCACCAATGAAGATATTGATCTATAGTGCTAAAGATTTTGAAATTCCATTTCTTGAAAAAGCAAATAAGAATGTTTACCAAATAAAATACATTCCGGAAAGATTAACTTCTAAAACAGCTATGATGGCTTTAGGATTTGATGTGATTTCTATTTTTTCTGCAGATGATGGTACTTCCAAAACATTAGAGTTATTAAAAGAGTTTGGAATTAAACATATTACTTTAAGATCCGCCGGTTATGATAACATTCATTTAAAAACAGCAAAAAAACTGGGTATTAAAGTTGCCAATACTCCAGATTACTCACCTAACGCGATTGCAGAACATGCGATCGCTCTATTATTAGCATTAAATCGCAAACTGATGATCTCAAACCAACAGTTCCTTAATTATAATTTTTCTCTTAGTAATTTAATTGGGTTTGATCTCTATAATAAAACTGTTGGTATTATAGGAACCGGAAGAATTGGAAAAATAATTGCAACTATTTTAGTTGGATTTGGATGCAAAGTAATCGCGACTGATACTAATGAGGATAGTTGCTTTGCAAAAAAAAATAACATTCAATATGTATCATTAGAAGATTTATGTCAAAAATCGGATGTTATTATGCTAAGTGTACCTCTTAATTCTACAACTAATTATATGATTAATACAGCTCTTATTAAACTCATGAAAAGAGAGGTCTATATTATAAATATTGCTAGAGGCGCGATAGTAAAAACATTAGACTTAATAGAAGCTCTAAAATGGGATAGAATTGCTGCTTATGCCGCTGATGTATATGAATATGAGCACAATTTATTTTTCTATAATCATTCTAACGATAAACCAGATGACTCCTTATTACAACAGCTTATAGACTTACCTAATGTTTTAATGACGCCACATCAGGCATTTGCAACTACAGAAGCATTAACTAACATTGCAGAAACGACTTTTTATAATATTGACTGTTGGCAGCAGAATAAGGTTTCTAAGAATGAGCTTTTTTATAATTAG
- a CDS encoding DUF6691 family protein: MRTIIYLIIGVFFGIVLFKSEAASWFRIYEMFQFASFHMYGIIGSAIGLGIIVVQIIKRKKIKSFSGNQIVISSKERSFFRYMFGGIIFGLGWALAGACPGPMFVLMGAGYLPIIIVILASILGTFLYGLIKDKLPH; this comes from the coding sequence ATGCGCACAATTATATATTTAATTATTGGTGTTTTTTTCGGAATTGTTCTTTTTAAGTCCGAAGCGGCTTCTTGGTTTAGAATTTATGAAATGTTTCAGTTTGCATCATTTCATATGTATGGAATTATAGGATCAGCTATTGGACTTGGTATTATAGTAGTTCAAATTATTAAAAGAAAAAAGATAAAGTCTTTTTCGGGAAATCAAATTGTCATTTCATCCAAAGAAAGAAGTTTTTTCCGTTATATGTTTGGTGGTATTATTTTTGGTTTAGGATGGGCACTTGCAGGAGCTTGTCCAGGTCCAATGTTTGTTTTGATGGGTGCTGGTTATCTACCAATTATTATAGTGATCTTGGCCTCAATTTTAGGAACATTTTTATACGGTTTGATAAAAGATAAGTTACCTCACTAA
- a CDS encoding YeeE/YedE family protein: protein MNWIFQPWPWYVSGPLITVVMVLLLITGKKLGMSSNLRTICTVCGAGKVAGFFRFDWKAQRWNLVVVAGMILGGFIANNYLSVDTEIHLNSEVKSDLISKGFLDAGESYMPALLFSDGAFLDFKSLLILIIGGILVGFGTRYAGGCTSGHAISGLSDLQVPSLIAVIGFFIGGLIMVHIIFPLIF from the coding sequence ATGAATTGGATATTTCAACCTTGGCCTTGGTATGTTTCAGGTCCATTAATTACCGTGGTTATGGTTTTACTGCTTATAACAGGAAAAAAATTAGGAATGTCATCAAACCTAAGAACAATTTGTACTGTTTGTGGAGCAGGAAAAGTTGCAGGTTTTTTTAGATTTGATTGGAAAGCACAGCGCTGGAATTTAGTTGTTGTTGCCGGTATGATCTTAGGAGGTTTTATAGCCAATAATTATTTATCGGTTGACACAGAAATTCATTTAAATTCAGAAGTTAAGAGCGATCTTATTTCCAAAGGTTTTTTAGATGCAGGAGAGAGTTACATGCCTGCTCTACTATTTTCTGATGGGGCCTTTTTAGATTTCAAAAGTTTACTGATCCTAATTATTGGAGGGATCTTAGTTGGTTTTGGTACTCGTTATGCTGGTGGTTGTACTTCTGGTCACGCTATTTCTGGATTGAGTGATTTACAAGTACCTTCTCTAATTGCTGTTATCGGTTTTTTTATAGGAGGTTTGATCATGGTACATATAATATTCCCTTTAATATTTTAA
- a CDS encoding isoprenylcysteine carboxylmethyltransferase family protein, whose product MKLENKDFLFVFIQFVLFLVYIIDLKIVSVSWLPFLDKTGLFILIMGILIVLVSLVQLNKNLSPFPTPKLNSKLIKTGLYKFMRHPIYTGILGIAFGYGFYIGSIFKLMITTFIFVLFYFKSKYEEKKLLGFFSEYEAYKKTTSRFLPKFF is encoded by the coding sequence ATGAAATTAGAAAACAAGGATTTTCTTTTCGTTTTTATCCAGTTTGTACTCTTTTTAGTATACATAATTGATCTAAAAATAGTAAGTGTAAGTTGGTTACCATTTCTAGATAAAACAGGTTTGTTTATACTTATTATGGGCATTTTAATTGTGTTAGTTTCTTTAGTACAGTTAAATAAAAACCTATCACCTTTTCCAACACCAAAATTAAATTCAAAATTGATTAAGACAGGTCTTTATAAATTTATGAGACATCCTATTTATACAGGGATATTAGGCATTGCATTCGGGTATGGGTTTTATATAGGATCTATTTTTAAATTGATGATAACTACTTTTATTTTCGTGCTTTTTTATTTTAAATCAAAATACGAAGAAAAGAAACTACTTGGCTTTTTTTCAGAGTATGAAGCATATAAGAAAACTACAAGCCGTTTTCTACCAAAGTTTTTCTGA
- a CDS encoding DUF2892 domain-containing protein: MKKNMGNTDRILRLIVAVTIALLYYFNIIQGTVAYVLLGLAGIFAVTGFVSFCPLYSLVGLNTCKVKN, from the coding sequence ATGAAAAAGAACATGGGAAATACCGATCGTATTCTGAGATTGATTGTTGCTGTTACAATTGCGTTACTTTATTATTTTAATATTATTCAGGGTACAGTGGCATATGTTTTATTGGGATTAGCAGGAATATTTGCTGTGACTGGTTTTGTTAGTTTTTGCCCTTTATATTCACTTGTAGGTTTAAATACCTGTAAAGTAAAGAACTAA
- a CDS encoding bifunctional 2-polyprenyl-6-hydroxyphenol methylase/3-demethylubiquinol 3-O-methyltransferase UbiG has protein sequence MMTIQNLRSELGNIDIYLLDQLLKDRYSSQDKILDAGCGSGRNIHWFYKNKFNIYGVDRDVEQIKYIKSIYPDWDTKFGVSSLETLKYEDDFFDHIICSAVLHFASGTDHFTAMFSELIRVLKPTGTLFIRMTSNIGIKDNISHINEGVYRLGDESDRFLLTPELLTSIMNDHKLSFLEPLKSTNVHDLRSMSTLVLQKNN, from the coding sequence ATGATGACCATTCAAAACTTAAGATCAGAACTGGGTAATATCGATATCTACTTATTAGATCAATTATTAAAAGATAGGTATTCATCACAAGATAAGATCTTGGATGCTGGATGTGGCAGTGGTAGAAACATACATTGGTTCTATAAAAATAAGTTTAATATCTATGGAGTAGATCGAGATGTAGAACAGATCAAATATATAAAAAGTATATATCCTGATTGGGATACTAAATTTGGTGTATCCTCTTTAGAAACACTCAAATATGAGGATGATTTTTTTGATCATATTATTTGCAGCGCTGTGCTACATTTTGCTTCTGGTACAGATCACTTTACAGCTATGTTTTCAGAACTTATACGTGTCTTGAAACCAACAGGAACTCTATTTATAAGAATGACATCTAACATTGGAATAAAAGACAACATATCGCATATAAATGAAGGTGTATATCGGTTAGGAGATGAGTCGGATCGATTTTTACTTACTCCAGAGTTACTCACTTCTATTATGAATGATCATAAATTGTCATTTTTAGAACCTCTAAAATCTACCAATGTACACGATCTAAGATCCATGTCTACATTAGTACTTCAGAAAAATAATTAA
- a CDS encoding Crp/Fnr family transcriptional regulator, translated as MPDLKKELVEISSIHKFDAGTVILRQGAYIKVIPLLISGLAKVFKEEPINGNEVLLYYIQPGESCVMSVTTLIRNQESQVKAVIEEDSEVVVIPADKALAIAKKYPKWNEFIYDLFNLKFEELLDVIEILTFSNKDKRLLEYLKKEAKLKGRNILNTTHQHIAHDLGSSREVISRLLKKLEQEGHIFLKQGAIELIAST; from the coding sequence ATGCCAGATTTAAAGAAAGAGCTTGTAGAAATTAGTAGTATTCATAAATTTGATGCAGGCACGGTTATTCTTAGACAAGGTGCATATATTAAAGTCATCCCACTATTGATATCAGGTTTAGCAAAAGTATTTAAAGAAGAACCAATTAACGGAAACGAGGTTTTATTGTATTACATACAGCCAGGAGAAAGTTGTGTAATGTCAGTTACTACTTTAATACGTAATCAGGAAAGTCAGGTAAAAGCGGTGATCGAAGAAGATTCTGAGGTGGTAGTCATACCAGCAGATAAGGCATTAGCAATTGCAAAAAAATATCCAAAATGGAATGAGTTTATATATGACCTCTTTAATCTTAAATTTGAAGAATTATTAGATGTTATAGAAATTTTGACATTTTCTAATAAAGATAAAAGGTTGTTAGAGTATTTAAAAAAAGAAGCTAAGTTAAAAGGTCGAAATATCCTTAATACAACACATCAACACATAGCCCATGATCTAGGATCTTCTAGAGAGGTGATATCTCGATTACTAAAAAAGTTAGAACAAGAAGGGCATATATTTTTAAAACAAGGCGCTATTGAATTAATTGCCTCGACTTAG
- a CDS encoding rhodanese-like domain-containing protein, with translation MTKFNEVSYIIHLMLLLSVSVGFSQQNFKTEKPNAIKENNKINIIDINTLVDQAINKDVQLIDIRTIKEYTEGYIDDAINISFEDREKFALEFQKLNKEKPVFIYCYSGWRSHRAAKLLVTLGFNKIYDFKGGYKAWSAYSEK, from the coding sequence ATGACAAAATTTAACGAGGTATCGTATATTATTCATTTAATGTTACTATTATCTGTTTCGGTAGGTTTTTCGCAGCAAAATTTTAAAACTGAAAAGCCTAATGCCATAAAAGAGAATAATAAAATTAACATTATCGATATCAATACGCTAGTCGATCAAGCGATAAATAAGGATGTGCAACTTATCGATATAAGGACTATTAAAGAATATACTGAAGGTTATATTGATGACGCAATTAATATTAGTTTTGAAGATAGAGAGAAATTTGCTTTAGAATTTCAAAAATTAAATAAAGAAAAACCAGTATTCATCTATTGTTATTCTGGTTGGAGAAGTCATAGGGCTGCTAAATTATTGGTTACACTAGGTTTTAATAAGATATATGACTTCAAGGGAGGATATAAAGCTTGGAGTGCGTATTCAGAAAAATGA
- a CDS encoding Crp/Fnr family transcriptional regulator: MIQELKNNYAHLFENELLEEINNVSTIKEVTEGAALIKPGSYIKSMPLIIHGAIKILREDKEGDELLLYFLEKGDTCAMTLSCCIGHHKSEIKAIAEMDSKLVMIPVSKMEEWTKKYTSWRNFVFESYHKRLMEAIETIDSIAFLKMDKRLLKYLNDKAKVNKDNILHNTHQEIAYDLHTSRVVISRLLKKLEIEGKIQLHRNSITVLDL, translated from the coding sequence ATGATTCAGGAACTTAAGAATAATTATGCACACCTTTTTGAAAATGAGCTTTTAGAAGAGATTAATAACGTTTCTACCATTAAAGAAGTTACAGAAGGAGCAGCCTTAATAAAACCAGGTAGTTATATCAAATCAATGCCATTAATCATTCATGGAGCTATTAAAATATTAAGAGAAGATAAAGAAGGGGATGAGTTATTACTATACTTTTTAGAAAAAGGAGATACGTGTGCCATGACATTATCTTGCTGTATCGGTCATCATAAAAGTGAAATCAAGGCAATTGCTGAGATGGATTCTAAACTTGTTATGATTCCTGTAAGCAAAATGGAAGAATGGACGAAAAAATATACTTCGTGGAGAAACTTCGTTTTCGAAAGTTATCATAAAAGATTGATGGAAGCAATTGAGACAATAGATAGTATAGCTTTTCTTAAAATGGATAAGAGGCTCTTAAAATACTTGAATGATAAAGCGAAAGTTAATAAGGATAATATATTGCACAATACACATCAAGAAATCGCATATGATTTACATACTTCTAGAGTTGTAATATCTAGATTATTGAAAAAATTAGAAATAGAAGGAAAGATACAATTACATCGAAATAGCATTACGGTTTTAGATCTTTAA
- a CDS encoding patatin-like phospholipase family protein: MKDVKNVGLVLSGGGFKGVAHIGAIKAIEEAGLHPNFVSGTSAGAIVGSLYAAGHSIEKIKDFFSKTPLFKFNRFTRRKAGFLDSEKFYDDLINYFDDNSFESLEKKLFVTATNLLTGTVMVFNEGELIKPILASAAFPGVFSPIQIGDQLYSDGGILDNFPIMPIKKQCDMIIGIDVTPIRKPKLTDFKHAYNVMQRAYYLRAMPNSETKFEECDLVIQPKKLTSHGIFSSTNLDQIFELGYQEAKQQLELYAKN, from the coding sequence ATGAAAGACGTAAAAAATGTAGGTCTTGTACTTTCTGGAGGAGGTTTTAAAGGAGTTGCACATATTGGAGCAATAAAAGCTATTGAAGAAGCAGGTTTGCATCCTAACTTTGTTTCTGGAACCAGTGCAGGAGCTATTGTAGGATCATTATATGCAGCAGGACACTCTATTGAAAAAATAAAAGATTTTTTTAGTAAAACTCCCTTGTTTAAGTTTAATCGATTTACCAGAAGAAAGGCAGGTTTTCTAGATTCTGAAAAATTCTATGATGATCTGATAAATTATTTTGATGATAATTCTTTTGAAAGCCTAGAGAAAAAACTTTTTGTGACTGCTACCAATCTTCTTACAGGAACTGTAATGGTTTTTAATGAGGGAGAGTTGATTAAACCCATACTAGCTTCAGCTGCTTTTCCGGGGGTGTTTTCTCCAATACAGATTGGAGATCAGTTATATTCTGATGGTGGGATTTTAGATAATTTTCCGATCATGCCAATAAAAAAACAATGTGATATGATCATTGGGATTGATGTTACTCCAATTAGAAAACCTAAGTTAACAGATTTTAAGCATGCGTATAATGTGATGCAACGAGCATATTATTTAAGAGCCATGCCTAATTCTGAAACAAAATTTGAAGAATGTGACTTAGTGATTCAACCGAAAAAACTTACAAGTCACGGGATTTTTAGTAGTACTAATTTGGATCAGATTTTTGAGTTAGGCTATCAAGAAGCAAAACAACAATTAGAATTGTACGCAAAGAATTAG
- the cls gene encoding cardiolipin synthase — translation MIYITFLIIYFLAGLVIVIRLILYGMRPTKTLAWILAIFTIPVGGMLFYLLLGRNRRKNKLFQLKRTDEINTYLEKAESYYKQIKKTEYLEHQKLIELITKNCGFSPSAGNKLKLLKNGNATFRAIFESLKKAEHFIHLQYYIFENGILAEGLFELFEQKVKEGVQIRILYDGIGSLSLSKKYIKKLEDIGVEIYGFLPIKFGKFLSSLNYRNHRKIIVIDNKIAFTGGINVSDKYVTGDSDLGMWNDMHLQLEGPIIHSLQAIFAMDWYLVSNNESILQSSYFSNYEDVGDMTAQTVHSGPDEDFSSTQQMYFSLINEAKDYVYIANPYIIPGEAILEALKVAALSGVEVRLLLSEVSDNIIVRWCVRSYFEGLMEAGVKIYLFSNGFLHSKTIVADDTVSSVGTTNLDIRSFEQNYEVNVIIYDDTFAVELKNDFLSDCKQSVQLNYSTFVNRPWIEKLKEGLAKIFSPVL, via the coding sequence ATGATATACATTACTTTTCTTATCATATATTTTTTGGCAGGATTAGTAATTGTTATTAGGCTCATACTTTATGGGATGCGACCTACTAAGACATTAGCTTGGATACTAGCTATTTTTACAATTCCGGTTGGAGGAATGTTATTTTATTTATTATTAGGCAGAAACCGAAGAAAAAACAAGCTATTTCAATTAAAACGAACTGATGAAATTAATACCTATTTAGAGAAAGCAGAAAGCTATTATAAACAGATAAAGAAAACTGAGTATCTGGAGCATCAAAAACTAATTGAGCTTATTACTAAAAATTGTGGTTTTTCACCAAGTGCGGGTAATAAATTAAAACTTCTTAAAAATGGAAATGCTACGTTCCGCGCGATATTCGAAAGCTTAAAAAAAGCGGAACATTTTATTCATCTACAATATTATATTTTTGAGAATGGTATATTGGCAGAAGGGCTTTTTGAGCTTTTTGAGCAGAAGGTAAAAGAAGGTGTTCAGATACGCATTTTATATGATGGTATCGGAAGTTTATCACTAAGTAAAAAGTATATCAAAAAGCTTGAAGATATAGGTGTTGAAATATATGGGTTTTTGCCAATCAAATTCGGTAAATTTCTCTCATCATTAAATTACCGTAATCATCGAAAAATTATTGTAATTGATAATAAAATAGCGTTTACAGGTGGTATTAATGTTTCTGATAAATATGTTACAGGAGATTCTGATTTGGGAATGTGGAACGATATGCATTTACAATTAGAAGGGCCAATAATACATAGCTTACAAGCTATTTTTGCAATGGATTGGTATCTTGTTAGTAATAATGAAAGCATTTTGCAATCTTCTTATTTCTCTAATTACGAAGATGTAGGAGATATGACAGCTCAAACTGTTCACAGTGGTCCAGATGAGGATTTTTCTTCTACCCAACAAATGTATTTTTCTCTAATAAATGAAGCTAAAGATTATGTGTATATAGCCAATCCGTATATCATTCCTGGAGAAGCGATATTAGAAGCATTAAAAGTTGCAGCGCTGAGCGGAGTAGAAGTGAGGTTACTGCTTTCGGAAGTTTCTGATAACATAATTGTTAGATGGTGTGTACGATCCTATTTTGAAGGATTGATGGAAGCAGGTGTTAAAATATACTTATTTTCTAATGGCTTTTTGCACAGTAAAACAATAGTTGCAGATGATACAGTCTCTTCAGTAGGTACTACTAATCTTGATATCAGAAGTTTTGAACAAAATTATGAAGTGAATGTGATAATATATGATGATACTTTTGCTGTAGAATTAAAAAATGATTTTTTAAGTGATTGTAAACAAAGTGTTCAGCTAAACTATAGTACTTTTGTCAATAGACCGTGGATTGAAAAACTAAAAGAAGGATTGGCTAAAATTTTTAGCCCAGTTCTTTAA